One part of the Malus sylvestris chromosome 2, drMalSylv7.2, whole genome shotgun sequence genome encodes these proteins:
- the LOC126587031 gene encoding AAA-ATPase At2g18193-like, producing MFTSLNLKEMPTNASSLFSAYASFAAFMMLVRTAANELMNLVPDRVRAYIESVLLHLVTPLSASHDLTLVIDENAGMTRNQIYEAADVYLQTKISPLNERLRVSKTPRQKTISLAIEKGQEVIDTFDNIVLKWRYVCIESDNNPGRDQKRQFEVIFHKRHKDKVVLSYLPYVLDRANAIKEQDRVVKIYTRNSYPNYDDDDNHDWGSISLEHPATFETMAMDPELKTMMKNDLDRFVRRREFYKKVGKAWKRGYLLYGPPGTGKSSLIAAMANYLHFNIYDLELSSIYRDSELKRVLLSTTNRSILVIEDIDCSIDVENRESEEQQQSSQTKLTLSGLLNFIDGLWSSCGDERIIVFTTNHKDRLDPALLRPGRMDVHIHLSYCTASGFKVLASNYLGIGDENHHRLYGEIEGLIESAEVTPAEVAEELMKSDDADVVLVGLVDFLKCKKAERQRKKEEESNQIKDQEAAMQKTDVEDNINDEGKGSLHSKTLNMM from the coding sequence ATGTTTACATCTCTCAATCTCAAAGAAATGCCAACAAACGCGTCCTCCTTGTTCTCAGCCTATGCCTCCTTCGCTGCATTCATGATGTTGGTCCGCACCGCGGCCAACGAACTCATGAACCTTGTACCCGACAGGGTCCGGGCGTACATAGAATCGGTCCTTCTCCATCTAGTCACCCCTCTCTCGGCTTCCCATGATCTAACTCTGGTCATTGACGAGAACGCCGGCATGACAAGAAACCAAATCTATGAGGCCGCGGACGTCTACCTTCAAACCAAGATCAGTCCCTTAAACGAACGTCTTCGGGTCAGCAAAACACCACGACAGAAAACCATCAGCCTCGCCATCGAAAAAGGCCAAGAAGTCATCGATACCTTCGATAACATTGTCCTAAAATGGCGTTACGTCTGCATTGAATCCGATAATAATCCTGGTCGTGATCAAAAGCGTCAATTCGAGGTAATATTCCACAAGAGGCACAAGGACAAAGTTGTCCTCTCCTACTTGCCTTACGTGCTTGATCGAGCCAATGCAATTAAAGAACAAGACAGAGTTGTGAAAATTTATACACGAAATTCATATCCGAACTACGATGATGATGACAATCATGATTGGGGTTCGATAAGTCTGGAGCACCCGGCTACGTTTGAAACAATGGCAATGGACCCCGAGCTTAAGACCATGATGAAAAATGATTTGGACAGGTTTGTGAGACGGAGGGAGTTCTATAAGAAGGTGGGGAAGGCTTGGAAAAGAGGCTACTTGCTGTACGGTCCTCCCGGCACTGGAAAATCTAGCTTGATCGCGGCCATGGCAAATTATCTTCATTTCAACATTTATGATTTGGAGCTTTCTAGTATTTACAGAGACTCGGAATTGAAGAGGGTATTGTTGTCTACTACAAATCGTTCGATTTTAGTAATTGAGGACATTGATTGCAGCATTGATGTCGAAAATCGTGAATCGGAAGAGCAGCAACAATCATCTCAAACCAAATTGACGCTTTCGGGCCTATTGAACTTTATTGATGGTTTGTGGTCAAGCTGCGGTGACGAGAGAATTATCGTGTTCACTACCAACCACAAGGATCGATTAGACCCTGCATTGTTGCGTCCAGGACGAATGGACGTGCACATTCACTTATCGTACTGCACTGCAAGTGGATTCAAGGTCTTGGCCTCGAACTACCTTGGCATTGGTGACGAAAACCATCATCGGCTTTATGGGGAAATTGAAGGGTTGATAGAGAGCGCGGAGGTGACCCCTGCAGAGGTTGCTGAGGAGCTCATGAAGAGCGATGACGCTGATGTGGTGCTCGTAGGACTTGTTGATTTCCTCAAATGTAAGAAGGCCGAGAGGCAAcgaaaaaaggaggaagagagtaACCAAATTAAAGATCAGGAAGCAGCAATGCAGAAAACGGATGTTGAGGACAATATTAACGACGAAGGCAAGGGCTCGCTGCATTCGAAAACCTTGAATATGATGTAA
- the LOC126587049 gene encoding AAA-ATPase At2g18193-like, with translation MFSLNNLKEMPPTASSLFSAYASVAGSMMLVRSMANDLLPPPLRSYISSKLSYLFTPLSSITLVIEEYSGAACNQVYQAAEVYLPTINISPSTKSFRVRKTNRQRSISRAMDKNQQVADTFENVDLTWQYTVTENKKHGNTHQFELSFHRKHRDKVIGSYLPYVLARADAIKEEEKVVKLYSSHLCSEYDRSYSKRKWGSVNLEHPSTFDTVAMEPEMKKMIVEDLDRFVRRKEFYKKVGKAWKRGYLLYGPPGTGKSSLIAAMANYLRFDVYDLELSGVQNNSDLRKLLLSTTNRSILVIEDIDCTVDLQNRDNWEDKSQDPTRSTSNKLTLSGLLNFIDGLWSSCGDERIIVFTTNHKDRLDPALLRPGRMDVHIHMSYCTPSGFKVLASNYLDIHEDNLHSLCGEVEGLIKSTEVTPAEVAEELMKSDDADVALGGLVNFLKRKRIESEKRKEEEEARKAKRPKTDHNASDEGEAVE, from the exons ATGTTTTCTCTCAATAATCTGAAAGAAATGCCCCCCACAGCGTCGTCTCTGTTCTCAGCCTACGCCTCCGTCGCCGGATCCATGATGCTGGTCCGCTCCATGGCCAACGACCTCCTCCCGCCGCCCCTCCGCTCATACATTTCCTCCAAACTCTCTTACCTTTTCACCCCCCTCTCCTCCATAACTCTTGTCATCGAAGAGTACTCCGGCGCTGCCTGCAACCAGGTCTACCAGGCCGCCGAGGTCTACCTTCCGACCATCAACATCAGCCCTTCTACCAAAAGCTTCCGTGTCCGAAAAACAAACCGGCAGAGGAGCATCAGCCGCGCCATGGACAAAAACCAGCAAGTCGCCGACACCTTCGAGAACGTCGATCTGACATGGCAGTACACGGTGACGGAGAATAAAAAGCACGGGAACACACATCAGTTCGAGCTCAGCTTCCACAGGAAGCACAGGGACAAAGTGATAGGGTCCTACTTGCCGTACGTGCTTGCTAGGGCTGACGCCATCAAAGAAGAGGAAAAGGTTGTGAAGCTTTACTCCAGCCATTTGTGCTCCGAGTACGATCGTTCGTACAGCAAGAGGAAATGGGGTTCGGTGAATCTGGAGCACCCGTCGACGTTCGACACGGTGGCGATGGAACcggagatgaagaagatgattgtGGAGGATTTGGACAGGTTTGTGAGGAGGAAGGAGTTTTATAAGAAGGTTGGGAAGGCTTGGAAAAGGGGTTACTTGCTGTACGGTCCACCGGGAACGGGAAAATCGAGCTTGATCGCCGCCATGGCTAATTATCTCAGGTTTGATGTGTATGATTTGGAGCTCAGTGGCGTTCAGAACAACAGTGATTTGAGGAAGCTGTTGTTGTCCACCACGAATCGTTCGATTTTGGTGATTGAGGATATCGATTGCACTGTGGATTTGCAGAACCGGGATAACTGGGAGGATAAGTCTCAAGACCCTACACGTTCTACTTCTAACAAG TTGACGCTTTCGGGGCTACTGAATTTCATCGATGGTTTGTGGTCGAGTTGTGGCGACGAGAGAATTATCGTGTTTACGACCAACCACAAGGATCGGTTAGACCCTGCATTGTTACGTCCGGGGCGAATGGACGTGCACATTCACATGTCATACTGCACTCCAAGTGGATTCAAGGTCTTGGCTTCTAATTACCTCGATATTCATGAGGACAACCTTCATAGTCTTTGCGGGGAAGTCGAAGGGTTGATCAAGAGCACAGAGGTGACCCCTGCAGAGGTTGCTGAAGAGCTCATGAAAAGCGACGATGCTGATGTTGCCCTCGGAGGACTTGTCAATTTTCTCAAACGTAAGAGGATCGAGAGCGAAAAAagaaaggaggaggaggaggccagAAAAGCGAAGAGGCCGAAAACGGATCACAATGCCAGTGATGAAGGTGAAGCAGTAGAGTAA